One stretch of Bosea vaviloviae DNA includes these proteins:
- a CDS encoding lysophospholipid acyltransferase family protein has translation MTGLRPGATLRLTVLAACALLLLPAQLVAMRLGPRHGATIPRLFHRLTCRCLGVHRRVRGTPPPPGAAGLIVASHVSWLDIAVIGALRPLSFVAKSEVAGWPVIGFLARLQRTVFIDRMRRGATADVAAEMGARLAAGESIVLFAEGTTGDGTRILPLRSSLLGAAHEALGKGGDRDIPVYPLTITYTGFHGLAGGRAERTALAWYGDEELAPHLKAVLDAGTIDVELVWGAPIAMGARTSRKEATRLAEAAIRQARRDAVTGRQGA, from the coding sequence ATGACCGGACTTCGCCCCGGCGCGACCCTGAGGCTTACCGTGCTGGCCGCATGCGCGCTCCTGCTCCTGCCGGCGCAGCTCGTCGCGATGCGGCTCGGGCCCCGCCATGGCGCCACGATTCCGCGCCTGTTCCATCGTCTCACCTGCCGCTGCCTCGGCGTGCATCGCCGCGTCAGGGGCACACCGCCGCCGCCCGGAGCGGCGGGGCTGATCGTCGCCAGCCATGTCTCCTGGCTCGACATCGCGGTGATCGGGGCTTTGCGGCCCTTGTCCTTCGTGGCCAAGAGCGAGGTCGCGGGCTGGCCGGTGATCGGCTTCCTGGCAAGGCTGCAGCGCACCGTCTTCATCGACCGGATGCGCCGCGGCGCCACAGCCGATGTGGCAGCGGAAATGGGCGCGCGGCTCGCGGCCGGCGAATCGATCGTGCTCTTCGCGGAAGGGACGACGGGCGACGGTACGCGCATCCTGCCCTTGCGCTCCTCCCTGCTGGGGGCGGCGCATGAGGCGCTCGGCAAGGGTGGGGACCGCGACATCCCGGTCTATCCGCTGACGATCACCTATACCGGCTTCCACGGCCTGGCCGGCGGCCGGGCGGAGCGTACCGCGCTCGCCTGGTATGGCGATGAGGAACTGGCGCCGCATCTCAAGGCCGTGCTCGATGCGGGTACAATCGATGTCGAACTCGTCTGGGGTGCGCCGATCGCGATGGGCGCCCGGACCTCGCGCAAGGAAGCGACGCGACTGGCCGAGGCCGCGATCCGCCAGGCGCGGCGGGACGCTGTCACCGGGCGGCAGGGCGCCTGA
- a CDS encoding GNAT family N-acetyltransferase codes for MDWLRRLLHPESAPARTGRLDVRHARHVAALHHQGGFARGWEPGECAALLADPAIISEGVFAGNGPHPAGFVISRKAADEAEILSIVVGRAHRRDGLGRALLHAHLGQLAASGVQHVYLEVEDGNLPAEQLYRHFGFREVGRRKNYYAKSDGSRTGAVTMRLDLA; via the coding sequence ATGGACTGGCTGCGCAGATTGCTCCACCCCGAATCGGCCCCGGCCCGTACCGGCCGCCTCGACGTGCGCCATGCGCGCCATGTCGCGGCGCTGCACCACCAGGGCGGCTTCGCGCGCGGCTGGGAACCCGGCGAATGCGCCGCGTTGCTCGCCGATCCCGCGATCATCTCCGAAGGCGTCTTCGCGGGGAACGGCCCCCACCCCGCCGGCTTCGTGATCTCGCGCAAGGCGGCCGACGAGGCCGAGATCCTCAGCATCGTGGTGGGGCGCGCGCATCGCCGCGACGGGCTCGGGCGGGCACTGCTCCACGCCCATCTCGGCCAGCTCGCCGCGAGCGGCGTCCAGCATGTCTATCTGGAGGTCGAGGACGGCAATTTGCCGGCCGAACAGCTCTACCGCCATTTCGGTTTTCGTGAGGTTGGCCGGCGCAAGAACTACTACGCCAAGAGCGACGGCAGCCGCACCGGCGCGGTGACGATGCGGCTCGATCTCGCGTGA
- the ybeY gene encoding rRNA maturation RNase YbeY, translating to MNDRPRMRRSAPHADRPAPELTLALRIQAKRWRELADLRQRVADATQAALAVAPVTPLEGAELSLLMTDDKRIRVVNRDWRGFDKPTNVLSFPAAPPERIAGSPVLGDIVLAYETIAREAQDEGKDFGDHVSHLVIHGLLHLLGEDHETPAQAERMEALEIAALARLGIADPYADSEPLAPTLVLSTAS from the coding sequence ATGAACGACCGACCTCGCATGCGGCGCTCGGCGCCGCATGCTGACAGGCCCGCGCCGGAGTTGACCCTGGCGCTGAGGATCCAGGCGAAACGCTGGCGCGAGCTTGCCGATCTGCGCCAGCGCGTGGCGGATGCGACGCAGGCGGCGCTCGCCGTTGCGCCTGTCACGCCGCTCGAAGGCGCCGAGCTCAGCCTGCTGATGACCGATGACAAGCGCATCCGCGTGGTCAACCGCGACTGGCGCGGCTTCGACAAGCCGACCAATGTTCTCTCATTTCCGGCCGCGCCGCCCGAGCGGATCGCTGGCAGCCCGGTTCTCGGCGACATCGTCCTGGCCTATGAGACGATTGCCCGCGAGGCGCAGGACGAGGGCAAGGATTTCGGCGACCATGTCAGCCATCTTGTGATACACGGCCTGCTGCACCTGCTCGGCGAGGATCACGAAACACCAGCGCAAGCCGAACGGATGGAAGCGCTCGAGATCGCAGCGCTCGCCCGGCTCGGCATCGCCGACCCCTATGCGGACTCCGAGCCGCTCGCCCCAACCCTGGTTCTCTCCACAGCATCATGA
- a CDS encoding PhoH family protein, whose translation MTRDGLPATEVLLSFDDNRLASLVFGDYDQNLAHLERRLGVVISPNGNHATIRGPRETAEQAGRVLKTLYTRAKAGASVTLGEVDGAIEESNVQRSFFPAADAGKASFDAIVTRKRGPVRARNAAQDAYLRQLKRNELVLAEGPAGTGKTWLAVGHAVSLIEQGVVERMVLSRPAVEAGERLGFLPGDMREKVDPYLRPIYDALNDFMEARHVERALQTGMIEIAPLAFMRGRTLTNAVVLLDEAQNATSVQMKMFLTRLGEGSRMIITGDPTQIDLPPGQRSGLIEAVKLLSGVEGVGYAKFEEGDVVRHDLVRRIVMAYEGAARREREEREERLRALEPQPPIENDTEGLKRTLSRERPR comes from the coding sequence CTGACGCGCGACGGATTGCCCGCCACCGAGGTCCTGCTCTCCTTCGACGACAATCGGCTGGCGAGCCTTGTCTTCGGCGATTACGACCAGAATCTAGCGCATCTGGAGCGGCGTCTCGGCGTCGTGATCAGCCCCAACGGCAACCACGCCACCATCAGGGGACCGCGCGAGACCGCCGAACAGGCCGGGCGCGTGCTGAAGACGCTTTATACGCGGGCCAAGGCCGGCGCTTCCGTCACCCTCGGTGAGGTCGATGGCGCGATCGAGGAGAGCAATGTGCAGCGCTCCTTCTTCCCGGCCGCCGACGCCGGCAAGGCCTCTTTCGACGCGATCGTGACGCGCAAGCGCGGACCGGTGCGCGCCCGCAACGCGGCGCAGGACGCCTATCTGCGCCAGCTCAAGCGCAACGAACTCGTCCTCGCCGAAGGCCCGGCCGGCACCGGCAAGACCTGGCTCGCCGTCGGCCATGCCGTCTCGCTGATCGAGCAGGGCGTGGTCGAGCGCATGGTGCTGTCGCGCCCGGCTGTCGAAGCCGGCGAGCGGCTCGGCTTCCTGCCCGGCGACATGCGCGAGAAGGTCGACCCTTACCTGCGGCCGATCTACGACGCGCTGAACGACTTCATGGAGGCCCGCCATGTCGAGCGCGCCCTGCAGACCGGCATGATCGAGATCGCGCCGCTCGCCTTCATGCGCGGACGCACGCTGACCAACGCCGTCGTGCTGCTCGACGAGGCCCAGAACGCGACCTCGGTCCAGATGAAGATGTTCCTGACCCGCCTCGGCGAGGGCTCGCGCATGATCATCACCGGCGACCCGACCCAGATCGACCTGCCGCCGGGCCAGCGCTCGGGCCTGATCGAGGCCGTCAAGCTGCTCTCGGGCGTCGAGGGCGTCGGCTATGCCAAGTTCGAGGAGGGCGACGTCGTCCGTCACGATCTCGTGCGCCGCATCGTCATGGCCTATGAGGGCGCGGCCCGGCGTGAGCGCGAGGAACGCGAGGAGCGGCTGCGCGCACTCGAGCCCCAGCCCCCGATCGAAAACGATACCGAAGGCCTGAAGCGCACCTTGTCGCGGGAGCGGCCGCGATGA
- the miaB gene encoding tRNA (N6-isopentenyl adenosine(37)-C2)-methylthiotransferase MiaB, translated as MKKVHIKSFGCQMNVYDGQRMADILSEQGYEETATPEGADLILLNTCHIRDRAVQKVYTELGKLRDLKVAQKANGQHTKIVVAGCVAQAEGAEIQRRQPAVDLVVGPQAYHRLPALLAEAASRRTVDTDLPIDDKFGYLPAPTPKAIRQRGISAFVTVQEGCDKFCAFCVVPYTRGAEFSRPVAQIMTEIERLAASGVQDVTLIGQNVNAYHGEGPGHGEGPGHSQGPGGAVWGLARLMQRVAEVPGIGRIRYTTSHPRDMADDLIAAHRDLPQLMPFLHLPVQAGSDRILAAMNRKHTADEYRRLIERIRAARPDIALSSDFIVGFPGESDSDFEDTLRLVDEIGFASSYSFKYSPRPGTPAADLGEQVAPEVMSERLLRLQERIEHHRQAFNHAMVGRTVEVLLERVGRHPGQLAGKTPYLQAVQIETESNQIGDRVQVVIERAGSNSLFGRKAGPDEVPRKGLAA; from the coding sequence ATGAAGAAAGTCCACATCAAGTCCTTCGGCTGCCAGATGAACGTCTATGACGGGCAGCGCATGGCCGATATCCTGAGCGAGCAAGGCTATGAGGAGACCGCGACGCCCGAAGGCGCGGACCTGATCCTGCTCAACACCTGCCATATCCGCGATCGCGCCGTGCAGAAGGTCTATACCGAGCTCGGCAAGCTGCGCGATCTGAAGGTCGCGCAGAAGGCCAACGGACAGCACACGAAGATCGTCGTGGCCGGCTGCGTCGCCCAAGCGGAAGGCGCGGAGATCCAGCGCCGCCAGCCGGCAGTCGATCTCGTCGTCGGCCCGCAGGCCTATCACCGCCTGCCAGCCCTGCTGGCGGAGGCCGCGAGCCGGCGCACCGTCGATACCGACCTGCCGATCGACGACAAATTCGGGTATTTGCCGGCGCCCACGCCCAAGGCGATCCGCCAGCGCGGTATCTCGGCCTTCGTCACCGTGCAGGAAGGCTGCGACAAGTTCTGCGCCTTCTGCGTCGTGCCCTATACGCGCGGCGCGGAATTCTCGCGGCCAGTCGCGCAGATCATGACCGAAATCGAGCGGTTGGCGGCCTCGGGCGTGCAGGACGTCACGCTGATCGGCCAGAACGTCAACGCCTATCACGGCGAAGGCCCTGGTCATGGCGAAGGCCCTGGTCATAGCCAAGGTCCTGGCGGTGCCGTCTGGGGCCTGGCGCGCCTGATGCAGCGTGTCGCCGAGGTGCCCGGCATCGGTCGCATCCGCTACACCACGAGCCATCCGCGCGACATGGCCGACGATCTGATCGCCGCCCATCGCGACCTGCCGCAACTGATGCCCTTCCTGCATTTGCCGGTGCAGGCGGGCTCCGACCGGATTCTGGCGGCGATGAACCGCAAGCATACCGCCGACGAGTACCGCCGCCTGATCGAGCGCATCCGGGCGGCTCGGCCCGACATCGCCTTGTCCTCGGACTTCATCGTCGGCTTTCCCGGCGAGAGCGACAGCGATTTCGAGGATACGCTGCGCCTCGTCGACGAGATCGGCTTCGCCTCGAGCTACTCCTTCAAATATTCGCCGCGCCCCGGCACGCCCGCCGCCGATCTCGGCGAGCAGGTCGCGCCCGAGGTGATGAGCGAGCGCCTGCTGCGCCTGCAGGAGCGCATCGAGCACCACCGCCAGGCTTTCAACCACGCCATGGTGGGGCGCACCGTCGAGGTGCTGCTGGAACGTGTGGGCCGCCACCCCGGACAGCTTGCGGGAAAAACCCCCTACCTTCAGGCTGTGCAGATCGAGACTGAGTCGAATCAGATCGGCGACCGGGTTCAGGTGGTGATCGAGCGGGCGGGGTCCAACTCACTGTTTGGCCGCAAGGCCGGGCCGGACGAGGTTCCGAGAAAGGGACTGGCGGCTTGA